A region of Mycobacteriales bacterium DNA encodes the following proteins:
- a CDS encoding iron-sulfur cluster assembly accessory protein — protein sequence MGDVVTVTDAAAERSRALLARAGATGLRVTVQSSGCEGFVALMDLAAEPEPGELEVEDNGVRLYVDIASMLRLPGATLDHRQTPHGAEFVWSHPSSEQGCSCAEEVVHAHGDA from the coding sequence GTGGGCGACGTCGTGACCGTCACCGACGCGGCCGCCGAGCGGTCGCGGGCGCTGCTCGCGCGCGCCGGCGCGACCGGGCTGCGCGTGACGGTGCAGTCGTCCGGCTGCGAGGGGTTCGTGGCGCTGATGGACCTCGCCGCGGAGCCGGAGCCGGGCGAGCTCGAGGTCGAGGACAACGGCGTCCGCCTCTACGTCGACATCGCGTCGATGCTGCGCCTCCCCGGCGCGACGCTCGACCACCGGCAGACCCCGCACGGCGCCGAGTTCGTGTGGTCCCACCCGTCGTCCGAGCAGGGCTGCTCCTGCGCCGAGGAGGTCGTGCACGCCCATGGCGATGCCTGA
- the folP gene encoding dihydropteroate synthase: protein MAIVNRTPDSFFDKGATYAHGAALDRVDRVVEEGAAIVDVGGVKAGPGDDVDAAEEIRRTAAFVGEVRSRHPDVVISVDTWRAEVGEAACREGADLLNDVWEGADPRLAEVAAAHGAGLVCTHAGHATPRTRPHRVAYDDVVADVVATCTRLADDALAKGVRRDGIVVDPGHDFGKNSRHSLAVTRRLPELVATGFPVLVALSNKDFVGETLDLPVGERLEGTLAATAVSAWLGARIFRAHQVAETVRVLRTVAAIRGDADLAVGRRGLA from the coding sequence ATGGCCATCGTCAACCGCACGCCGGACTCGTTCTTCGACAAGGGGGCGACGTACGCGCACGGCGCGGCGCTGGACCGCGTGGACCGGGTGGTCGAGGAGGGCGCGGCGATCGTCGACGTCGGCGGCGTCAAGGCCGGGCCGGGCGACGACGTCGACGCGGCGGAGGAGATCCGGCGGACGGCGGCGTTCGTCGGGGAGGTCCGGTCGCGGCACCCGGACGTCGTGATCAGCGTCGACACGTGGCGCGCCGAGGTCGGCGAGGCCGCCTGCCGGGAGGGGGCCGACCTCCTCAACGACGTGTGGGAGGGCGCGGACCCGCGGCTCGCGGAGGTCGCGGCGGCGCACGGCGCCGGGCTGGTCTGCACCCACGCCGGCCACGCGACGCCGCGCACCCGGCCGCACCGGGTGGCGTACGACGACGTGGTCGCCGACGTCGTCGCGACCTGCACCCGGCTCGCGGACGACGCGCTGGCGAAGGGCGTCCGCCGGGACGGCATCGTGGTCGACCCCGGCCACGACTTCGGCAAGAACTCCCGGCACTCGCTCGCCGTCACCCGCCGCCTGCCCGAGCTGGTGGCGACGGGCTTCCCGGTGCTGGTGGCGTTGTCGAACAAGGACTTCGTCGGGGAGACGCTGGACCTGCCGGTCGGCGAGCGCCTGGAGGGCACGCTCGCGGCGACGGCCGTCAGCGCCTGGCTCGGGGCGCGGATCTTCCGCGCGCACCAGGTCGCGGAGACGGTGCGGGTGCTGCGGACGGTGGCGGCGATCCGCGGCGACGCCGACCTCGCCGTCGGCCGCCGCGGGCTCGCGTAG